One Bradyrhizobium sp. CCGB12 genomic window carries:
- a CDS encoding esterase-like activity of phytase family protein, whose product MSTHQSRRSFVGSFLGHAAAGFSTLAIPRLAQAQAQLQPATEPPPRPLQLEHAVSAPVSVEVNARRIANFEPRDRSRTRFGSLDFRSGLVLTSPYRGFGGLSGIRFLDGKGERFLAVSDQGGWFTGTIRYSGREMTGLADVEAAPLLAADGRPITEKRLWYDSESLARDGNFVYVGLERVNQILRYDFAKGGTRARGEVIAIPPAVRKLPYNKGLEAMVVVPKSQGQGQGQSQGQGQAQALAGTLIAFSERGLDADGNLLAFLIGGPTPGQFSVRRSENYDISDAVLLPSGDLLILERKFSWFTGVNIRIRAIPLKSIAPGALVDGLTLFAADLGHEIDNMEGIDAHVTAEGETVLTLISDDNFSMLQRTLLLQFALVE is encoded by the coding sequence AGTTGCAGCCCGCGACCGAGCCGCCGCCGCGTCCGCTCCAGCTCGAGCACGCCGTCTCAGCGCCTGTGAGCGTCGAGGTCAACGCGCGTAGGATTGCGAACTTCGAGCCGCGCGACCGTTCGCGCACGCGCTTCGGCTCGCTGGATTTTCGCAGCGGCCTAGTGCTGACCTCGCCCTATCGCGGTTTTGGCGGCCTGTCCGGCATCCGCTTTCTCGACGGCAAGGGCGAGCGCTTCCTGGCGGTCTCCGACCAGGGCGGCTGGTTCACCGGCACCATCCGCTATTCCGGCCGCGAGATGACCGGGCTCGCTGACGTCGAGGCCGCGCCGCTGCTGGCCGCGGACGGGCGGCCGATCACGGAGAAGCGGCTCTGGTACGACAGCGAGTCGCTCGCGCGCGACGGCAATTTCGTCTATGTCGGGCTCGAGCGCGTCAACCAGATCCTGCGCTATGATTTCGCCAAGGGCGGCACCCGCGCCCGCGGCGAGGTGATCGCCATCCCACCTGCCGTGCGCAAGCTGCCCTACAACAAGGGGCTGGAGGCGATGGTGGTCGTGCCCAAAAGCCAGGGGCAGGGCCAAGGTCAGAGCCAGGGTCAGGGTCAGGCTCAGGCGCTCGCGGGCACGCTGATCGCCTTCTCCGAGCGCGGGCTCGATGCCGACGGCAACCTGCTTGCGTTCCTGATCGGCGGCCCGACGCCGGGTCAGTTCAGCGTGCGCCGCTCCGAAAACTACGACATCAGCGACGCCGTGCTGCTGCCCTCGGGCGATCTCCTCATCCTCGAACGCAAATTCTCCTGGTTCACCGGCGTGAACATCCGCATCCGCGCGATTCCGCTCAAGTCGATCGCGCCGGGCGCGCTGGTCGATGGCCTCACGCTGTTCGCCGCCGATCTCGGCCACGAGATCGACAACATGGAAGGCATCGACGCCCACGTCACGGCCGAGGGCGAGACCGTGCTGACCCTCATCTCCGACGACAATTTCTCGATGCTGCAGCGGACATTGCTGCTGCAATTTGCGTTGGTGGAGTAG
- a CDS encoding NADH:flavin oxidoreductase/NADH oxidase: protein MSALFSPIKLRGLTLKNRLVVSPMCQYSADDGVATDWHFTHINNLSLSGAAMFCIEATHVEAIGRITPGCLGLYSDACEAALKPILHSVRKHSSTAIAMQLAHAGRKASSARPWDGGQLIPVEHGGWQTVAPSAVPHKEGEAAPLALDAAGLKRIREAFVDSAKRAARLGIDAIELHGAHGYLMHQFLSPISNKRTDEYGGSLENRMRFPLEIYDAVRAVFPHDKPVGIRVSSTDWVEGGWDLAQTVEFAKALKARGVDWIDASSGGVSPLQKIPLGPGYQVQFAEAIKRETGLATIAVGLITEAKHAEEIVASGKADMVALGRSLLYDPRWGWHAAAELGGEVEAPPQYWRSQPSTQKALFGKTTFGAR, encoded by the coding sequence ATGAGCGCCCTGTTTTCCCCGATCAAGCTGCGCGGCCTGACATTGAAGAACCGCCTCGTCGTGTCGCCGATGTGCCAGTATTCGGCCGATGACGGCGTCGCCACCGACTGGCACTTCACCCACATCAACAATCTCAGCCTGTCGGGTGCGGCGATGTTCTGCATCGAGGCGACGCATGTCGAGGCGATCGGCCGCATCACGCCGGGCTGCCTCGGGCTCTACAGCGATGCCTGCGAGGCCGCCTTGAAGCCGATCCTCCATTCGGTGCGCAAGCATTCGTCCACCGCGATCGCGATGCAGCTTGCTCACGCCGGGCGCAAGGCTTCGAGCGCGCGGCCCTGGGACGGTGGCCAGCTGATCCCGGTCGAGCACGGCGGCTGGCAGACGGTCGCACCGTCGGCGGTGCCGCACAAGGAGGGCGAGGCCGCGCCGCTGGCGCTCGATGCCGCTGGCCTCAAGCGCATCCGCGAGGCCTTCGTCGACAGCGCGAAGCGCGCCGCGCGCCTCGGCATCGACGCCATCGAGCTGCACGGCGCGCACGGTTATCTCATGCATCAGTTCCTCTCGCCGATCTCCAACAAGCGCACCGACGAATATGGCGGTTCGCTCGAGAACCGCATGCGCTTTCCGCTGGAGATCTACGACGCGGTGCGCGCGGTCTTCCCGCACGACAAGCCGGTCGGCATCCGGGTGTCGTCGACCGACTGGGTCGAGGGCGGCTGGGACCTCGCGCAGACCGTCGAATTCGCGAAAGCATTGAAGGCGCGCGGCGTCGACTGGATCGATGCTTCCTCCGGCGGCGTCTCGCCGTTGCAGAAGATTCCGCTCGGCCCCGGCTATCAGGTGCAGTTTGCGGAGGCCATCAAGCGCGAGACCGGACTTGCCACCATCGCCGTCGGCCTGATCACCGAAGCAAAACACGCCGAAGAGATCGTGGCATCCGGCAAGGCCGACATGGTCGCGCTCGGCCGCAGCTTGCTCTACGACCCCCGGTGGGGCTGGCACGCCGCCGCCGAACTCGGCGGCGAAGTCGAAGCGCCGCCGCAATATTGGCGCTCGCAGCCCTCGACGCAGAAGGCGCTGTTCGGCAAGACCACGTTCGGCGCGCGGTGA
- a CDS encoding PilZ domain-containing protein has product MYPRKYARVKPAGLVSRQAKIITDPRAPVINCTLIDYSPGGACVDLGGQVSIPDRFELLHVNTRKRCRIAWKRGTRVGVVF; this is encoded by the coding sequence ATGTATCCGCGTAAATATGCCCGCGTAAAACCCGCAGGCCTGGTGTCGCGCCAGGCCAAGATCATCACCGACCCGCGCGCGCCCGTCATCAACTGCACGCTGATCGACTATTCGCCCGGCGGCGCCTGTGTCGATCTCGGCGGGCAGGTGAGCATTCCCGATCGGTTCGAGCTCCTGCACGTCAACACCAGGAAGCGCTGCCGCATCGCCTGGAAGCGCGGCACGCGAGTGGGCGTGGTGTTTTAG
- a CDS encoding DUF2235 domain-containing protein, protein MEHDGQHDRKPEPKNLVICCDGTGNEISENISNVLKLYRCLRKTDKTQPRQMVFYDPGVGTVTEPTTWHRIKANINLVLGLATGYGLDANVLSAYCFLVEHYAPGDKIYLFGFSRGAYTVRVLAGLIHKIGLISPEQANLAGSGLVAYKQYSGTGRGNDVEDLKDVAVDDQGPLPKDEFDLAAQFARITSTRWPTIHFIGVWDTVASVIVPRRDNFFYLFSLEELAFTLRNPSVKIFRQAIAIDERRCMFRLKQYREPQDYWSNRYVPDEKKVPQDILQVWFAGVHSDVGGGYPEAESGESKYPLIWMIAEAEKAGLNFNPATVKQLAWGIQRKNSPFRYVEPAYTGKTGMLHDSMTAAWRLLEYLPKRAKYREWPTRKVYFGFYIPDCEPRVIPEGAHVHESVLKRMAVEPDYRPVNLPKDYVTVPMPVGPQHAEAAA, encoded by the coding sequence GTGGAGCACGACGGCCAGCACGATCGCAAACCCGAGCCGAAAAACCTCGTCATCTGCTGTGACGGCACCGGCAACGAGATCTCGGAAAACATCTCCAACGTCCTCAAGCTGTATCGCTGCCTGCGCAAGACGGACAAGACACAGCCGCGGCAGATGGTGTTTTACGATCCCGGGGTCGGCACGGTGACGGAGCCGACGACGTGGCACCGAATCAAGGCCAATATCAACCTGGTGCTGGGGCTCGCCACCGGCTACGGGTTGGACGCCAACGTGCTCAGTGCCTATTGCTTCCTGGTCGAGCATTACGCGCCCGGCGACAAGATCTATCTGTTCGGTTTTTCGCGCGGTGCTTACACGGTTCGCGTGCTGGCGGGGCTGATCCATAAAATCGGCCTGATCTCGCCGGAGCAGGCGAACCTCGCAGGCTCGGGCCTCGTCGCCTACAAGCAATATTCCGGCACCGGGCGCGGCAACGATGTCGAGGACCTCAAGGACGTCGCCGTCGACGACCAGGGGCCACTGCCGAAGGACGAATTCGACCTTGCCGCGCAGTTCGCGCGCATCACCTCGACGCGATGGCCGACCATCCATTTCATCGGCGTGTGGGACACGGTGGCGAGCGTGATCGTGCCGCGGCGCGACAATTTCTTCTACCTGTTCAGCCTGGAGGAGCTCGCCTTCACGCTGCGCAACCCGAGCGTCAAGATTTTCCGGCAGGCGATCGCGATCGACGAGCGGCGCTGCATGTTCCGCCTCAAGCAGTACCGGGAGCCGCAGGATTATTGGAGCAACCGCTACGTGCCCGACGAGAAGAAGGTGCCGCAGGACATTTTGCAGGTGTGGTTCGCCGGCGTGCACAGCGACGTTGGCGGCGGCTATCCTGAAGCCGAGAGCGGGGAATCAAAATATCCGCTGATCTGGATGATCGCGGAGGCGGAGAAGGCCGGGCTGAACTTCAACCCGGCGACGGTGAAGCAGCTCGCCTGGGGCATCCAGCGCAAGAACTCGCCGTTTAGGTACGTCGAGCCGGCCTACACCGGCAAGACGGGCATGCTGCACGATTCCATGACGGCGGCCTGGCGCTTGCTGGAATATCTGCCGAAGCGCGCGAAGTACCGGGAGTGGCCGACGCGAAAAGTCTATTTCGGCTTCTACATTCCCGATTGCGAGCCGCGCGTCATTCCCGAAGGCGCGCATGTGCATGAGAGCGTGCTCAAGCGCATGGCGGTGGAGCCCGACTATCGGCCGGTGAACCTGCCGAAGGACTATGTGACGGTGCCGATGCCGGTAGGGCCGCAGCATGCGGAGGCGGCGGCGTGA